A stretch of the Vitis vinifera cultivar Pinot Noir 40024 chromosome 16, ASM3070453v1 genome encodes the following:
- the LOC104881990 gene encoding uncharacterized protein LOC104881990: protein MMRSMRAVLVLVAAVLVCIWGNNHMASADTSPSECKEERNQLVNACRPVLYWRSPSADCCQRVRVSHVECVCPYVSTKTAAIIGGLGVPYVVKKIEGCGRTVPRKFKCGSITTP, encoded by the exons atgatgagaagCATGAGGGCGGTTCTGGTGCTGGTGGCTGCAGTCTTAGTATGCATTTGGGGGAATAATCACATGGCGAGCGCAGACACGAGTCCCAGCGAGTGCAAAGAGGAGAGGAACCAGCTGGTTAACGCTTGCAGGCCAGTGCTATACTGGCGCAGCCCATCTGCAGACTGCTGCCAGCGCGTTCGAGTGAGCCATGTTGAGTGTGTGTGCCCCTACGTCAGTACCAAGACCGCCGCCATCATTGGAGGCCTTGGTGTTCCATACGTGGTTAAGAAAATTGAAGGGTGTGGAAGGACAGTTCCTCGAAAATTCAAGTGTGGGA GTATCACCACTCCATGA
- the LOC100258077 gene encoding putative germin-like protein 2-1, with amino-acid sequence MKKMGANTLSYVVLLAMAFSVASASDPSPLQDFCVAVNDTNDTVFVNGKFCRDPKLATPNDFFFSGLRVPGNTSNKLGSMVTPANVAQIPGLNTLGVSLARVDYAPYGLNPPHTHPRATEILTVLEGTLYVGFVTSNPDNRLISKVLYKGDVFVFPQGLIHFQLNVGKTNAVAIASLSSQNPGVITIANAVFGSKPAISADVLTKAFQVDKNEVNYLQSQFWTDNHTY; translated from the exons ATGAAGAAGATGGGAGCTAACACCCTTTCATACGTTGTACTCTTGGCTATGGCATTTTCTGTTGCCTCTGCCTCTGATCCCAGTCCTCTTCAGGACTTCTGTGTAGCTGTTAATGATACAAACGACACTG TGTTTGTGAATGGAAAATTCTGCAGGGATCCAAAGCTTGCAACGCCAAATGATTTCTTCTTTTCGGGGCTTCGTGTTCCAGGGAATACATCAAACAAACTTGGCTCGATGGTCACACCAGCAAACGTGGCACAGATACCTGGACTCAACACCCTTGGCGTTTCCCTGGCTCGGGTTGACTATGCGCCATACGGTCTCAACCCTCCCCACACCCACCCGCGTGCCACAGAGATCCTCACTGTCTTGGAGGGCACACTTTATGTGGGCTTTGTCACCTCTAACCCTGACAACCGCCTCATCTCCAAGGTCCTTTACAAAGGAGACGTTTTCGTCTTCCCACAAGGTCTCATTCACTTCCAGCTCAATGTGGGAAAAACAAACGCAGTGGCCATTGCTTCATTGAGTAGCCAGAACCCAGGCGTGATCACCATTGCAAATGCAGTGTTTGGATCAAAGCCAGCAATATCAGCTGATGTTCTCACGAAGGCCTTCCAAGTGGACAAGAATGAGGTTAACTATCTTCAATCTCAGTTCTGGACTGACAACCACACCTACTAG